The segment ATCACTATTGGAGACGAAATTTTAATAGGGCAAATTGTAGATACAAATTCTCAATGGATAGCTATCGAATTAAATAAAATAGGCGTTTCTGTTTATCAGATTTCATCTGTACAAGATAATAGAGAGCATATTTTAGACGCTTTAAAAGAAGCAGAATCAAGAGCAGATATTGTTATTTTAACTGGCGGACTTGGGCCAACAAAAGATGATATTACCAAAAAAACAATTGCAGCCTATTTTAATGATGATAAAATTGTAGAATACCCAGAAGTAATAGCACATATAAAAGGATTATTTAAAAAGATAAACCATCCATTTAAAGACATACAACGCTATCAAGCACAATTACCATCAAAAGCAACCTATTTAAAAAATACTTTTGGTACCGCTCCAGGAATGTGGTTTTATGAGAATAATACCGTATTTATATCATTACCAGGTGTTCCTTATGAGATGAAAGGATTAATTATCAATGAAGTACTTCCTAGAATACAAGAACAATTTAAATTGCCTTTTATCATCCATAGAACAATTAACACATTTGGGCAAGGGGAAAGTATGATAGCAGAACGCATTGAAGATTTCGAAAACAATTTACCTTCATGTATTAAATTAGCTTATTTACCGTCATTTGGTAAAGTAAGACTGCGTTTATCTGCCAAAGGCGAAAGTAAAATACTACTAGAAGAAGCTTTAGAAAAGGAAGTAGATGCGTTGTATTTATTAATACCAGAAATTATTGCAGGTACAGAAGATGATAGTTCTTTAGAAAAAAAAGTAGGAGAATTATTAAAGAAGAGTAATAAAACAATTGGTACAGCAGAGAGTTTAACAGGCGGAAAAATTGCAGCAACTTTAGTTTCTGTTCCAGGAGCATCTTCTTATTTTAAAGGTAGCTTTATAACGTATTCTGCAGAAACAAAAATAAATTTGTTAGGCGTTGCAAAAGAGACCCTAAAAAAGCACACTGTGGTAAGTAAAGAAGTGGCTTTAGAAATGGCAAAGGCCGCAAAAGAGAAATTACAGACCAATTATGCAATTGCAGTAACAGGAAATGCGGGGCCAACAACAGATAATAATGATAAGAGTGTTGGTGTTGTTTTTATTGCATTAGTTACTGATAATAAAGAGATTGTAGAAGAGTTTAATTTTGGGCAACCAAGGGAGAAAGTAATAAATAGAACAGTAAGTAAGGCGTTAGAAATTTTATTGAAAGAAATATTGTAAAAATTACTAAAATAGTTTTGTTCAATATTGTAATTATTTGTAGATTTGCACCTCGTTTAGAGATAACACTATAAATACTGTCGAAAAGATGTCTAGAGTTTGTGAATTAACAGGAAAAAAAGCAATGGTTGGGAACAATGTTTCTCATGCAATGAATAGAACTAAGAGAAAGTTTGACGCTAACTTAATGGTAAAGCGTTTTTTCATTCCAGAAGAAGATAAATGGATTACTTTAAAAGTATCTGCTTCTGCTTTAAAAAATATTAACAAGAAAGGAATTTCTGCAGTTTTAAAAGAAGCGAGAGCTAACGGATTTTTAACTAAATAAGCTCAAGCGATTTAAAATTATATACAGATGGCAAAAAAAGGAAATAGAGTTCAGGTAATTTTAGAATGTACAGAGCATAAAGCTACAGGAGAAAGAGGTACTTCTAGATACATTACAACTAAGAACAAAAAGAACACTCCAGATAGAATGGAAATTAAAAAATTCAATCCTATCTTAAAGAAAATGACTGTTCACAAAGAAATTAAATAATTTAAACATCTAGAACTCAGTATAGAGCATATAGATAAAAACATTTAGACAATGGCAAAAAAAACAGTAGCGTCCTTACAGACATCAGCAAAAAGGTTATGTAAAGCTATAAAAATGGTAAAATCTCCAAAATCAGGAGCTTACACTTTTGTAGAATCAATTATGGATCCTTCTAAAGTAGATGCTTTTTTAGCAAAAAAGTAAGCATTTACTACATAAAATATTTAAAAGCTACTTTCTAATTTAGAAAGTAGCTTTTTTTATGCATTAGAATTACGTATTTTTGGGCGTTACTTTATCCTGAAAGCATTCAGGACTAAGTTGGGCTTTGCGCTAACTATTTTTTTACTCTCTTTGCGAAGAAAGTTTTTACTTTCTGTGGCAATCTCTTAATTTATAGAGAGGTTACTTCGTTTTACTCGTAATGGTATTGTTAGGTAGAATAGGATATTGCTTCAATCCCTAGCGCAAAGGTAATTTAATGACAATTTGACCAAACCCTGATAAATGGCACGTTTTTTAACGTATCTGTTTATTGAATATAATAAATATGAGTTTTTTAAAAAAAATATTTTCAAAAGAAAAAAAGGAAACATTAGACAAAGGATTAGAGAAAACAAAAACTAATTTCTTTGACAAGTTATCTAAAGCTGTTGCAGGAAAATCTAAAGTAGATGATGATGTTTTAGATAATTTAGAAGAGGTTTTAGTAGCTTCTGATGTTGGTGTAGCTACAACGCTTAAAATTATTGATAGAATAGAAGCTAGGGTTTCTGAAGATAAATACGTTGGTACAGATGAGTTAAACAAAATTCTTAGAGAAGAAATTGCAGGTTTACTTTCTGAAACCAATGTTGGTAATGAAACTGAATTTACAATACCAGCCATTCCTGTTGATAAGGATGGCAAGAAAATGCCCTATGTTTTAATGGTAGTTGGTGTAAATGGCGTTGGTAAAACAACAACCATTGGTAAATTAGCTTCTCAGTTTAAAAAACAAGGATTAAAAGTTGTTTTAGGTGCGGCAGATACATTTAGAGCAGCAGCAATAGATCAATTACAAATTTGGGCAGACAGAACTGATGTGCCAATTGTAAGGCAAGAAATGGGTTCTGATCCAGCTTCTGTAGCGTTTGATACCTTAAAATCTGCAGTTACACAAGGTGCAGATGTTGTAATCATAGATACGGCTGGTAGATTGCACAACAAGGTTAATTTAATGAATGAGTTAACCAAGATAAAACGCGTAATGCAAAAAGTGGTAGACAATTCTCCTCATGATGTTTTACTAGTTTTAGATGGTTCTACAGGGCAAAATGCTTTTGAACAAGCAAAACAATTTACTTTAGCAACAGAAGTTACTTCTTTAGCAGTTACAAAATTAGACGGTACCGCAAAAGGTGGTGTTGTAATTGGTATTTCAGATCAATTTAAAATACCGGTAAAGTATATTGGAGTGGGAGAAGGAATAGACGATTTACAAGTTTTTAATAAACATGAGTTTGTAGATTCTTTCTTTAAGTAGAATACTGAAAATTAATATAAATAAAACCTCCTTTACAAATTGTAAAAGGAGGTTTTATTTTATTTTAAATTGGAAGCTTTATTAATAGTCAAGAGTATCTGACTGCAATTCAACGATAACTTCATTTTTGCGATTAAAAAATTCATAAGGAGCATTGTAACCCAAAAAGTAAAATCGGTCATAATAAGGTATACCTTCAGCATCCAAAGCTAATTTTAATTGCTGTTTAAACTTTTCTATTTTTTTATCATTAGCCCAACCGTTAAAGTTTATTGCAGCAACCGTTTTTGCAGGCTCTTCCTTAAATTCTATACCGGATTGATTAGGCTTAGGAAGCATTTCTTTTTTTAATTCCTTTGGAACCATAAACATCATAGTCATAGAATCTTCTAATGCCATAGTTACTGGAGAGGTCATCGCTATTTTTTCATTCCTTTCATTATTTCCAAAAATATATCCCGCTAAAATGGAAAACCCTTTACTTGAAGAATTCTTATATCCTTTGGTTGATAGTTTTACAGAGGTAAATAAAGTAGCTTCATAACTTCTTATTTCAAATGTGTCATATTTTTTATCAACTACATAAGGGTAGTTTTCAATATTCCTTTGGCTGTTGAGCGCAAAAAGCTGTATAACTAAAAAGGTCATCAGTAGCACCCCAAGTAAGATTAATAATACCTGCATTTTTGTTTTTTTTATGTATTTAGCCATTTTAATTTTTAATGAGCACCAACGCTGTTATATCTGGTTTAAGTAACTAATTTAGTGAATAAAACACAAACTATGAAAATTCGCGAGGATTTTTTCAAGTAGGGGAGAACTATAAATTAATGATAAACAACGTTAGCAGCTTTTTTTTATTTTTAAATACTACTTCAAAAAAAGAAAGCATAATTAGTGATCGTAAGTTGATTGCCCACTGCAGTATGCGGATGTATATTCTCTATTTCAATAACATAGAGGATGAAGTGCCTTGACATTCAATGATTAGTCCTGTGCGTCAGTTGTTTTCCGAAAGCCTCTTTGAAGAGGTCTTTACCAAATTGTTGGTACTTTGTATTTCTAAAGACATGGTTAGCGGGCACGCTCAGAACATTAACTCTGCTTCTATGAAAGCAAATGCTTTTATAGCTGAAAGGCATTTTTGCTAACGGTTGAAATTGGGGCAATTTCTCTTTTAATTTCTCCTGAAAAAGTTCCTAAGGTAGCTGTGTTAAAACTTTTATTTGTAAAACAGGTTACTCCTAGATTTTTTTCTAGCAAGGGGGCAATTACTTTTTCCTTTTTATTTTTAGTAGCAATTACAAGCTTTCTATTTTTAAATAATGAAGTGCTCGTATAAATAATAGTAATTATTTTGTTGCTCTTTCTAGTCTGTCGTTAATGGATTTACCTAATCCAATATCTGGAAACCTTTGTGCAACAATCATATCCAAATGTAGGCTGTCTAGTAGGTGAAGTGAACTGTATAAATTTGAAGCAGCTTCTTTTAAATCCCCGGACTTTGATAAAATTTCTATGTGTTTAATATTAGAAGCCGTTATGACTTCTGAAAAACTTAACAAACCAATTGTGCTATCCTCATAATCTGTAATAAATTTATCAATGTTGTTTACGAGGTATGTTTTTGTTTTAGGTGCGTAGTGTTTGGCTAACATACCTGGTGCGTTAGGAGTTTTTTCTTTTTTATTTTTTACATTAATTTTCCCCACTACATTTTCAATTTCTTCAATAGAGATAGCACCTAATCTATAAAGTATCGGTTCATTATTTGCAAAACCAATGATGGTAGACTCTAATCCGTTTTTACATTCTCCGCCTTCCAGCACCATTTGTATAGCATTTTTAAAATAGCTTTCAACATGTAAAGCCTTCGTTGGACTAATTCTATTAAACGGATTTGCACTAGGCGCCGCTAGCGGAAATGATAATTCTTTTAATAACGCTAAAGCCACTGGATGATTAGGGATTCTGACAGCAACAGTTTCTTTACCCGCTGTTATTACATCTGGAATCGTAGATTTTTTCTTTAAGACTAAAGTTAACGAACCAGGCCAAAAAGCGTCTGCAAGTAATTTCGCTTTAGGTGGAAACTCACTTACTATTTCATCCAATTGTTCAACAGAATGAAGGTGTACAATTAAGGGATTGAACAAGGGTCTTTGTTTTACTTCAAATATTTTACGAATGGCTTTGTCACTGTAAATATTCCCTGCCAACCCATAAATAGTCTCCGTTGGTATGGCTACTATATCTTCATTGTTTAAGATTTTAACAGCCTTACTCATGTTATTTGAAATGATGGTCATAATTGCAGCTAGTTATTGATAAATTCAATAGGCATTCCAACGCTATTTTCATTAAAAG is part of the Polaribacter sp. SA4-10 genome and harbors:
- a CDS encoding DUF4295 family protein yields the protein MAKKTVASLQTSAKRLCKAIKMVKSPKSGAYTFVESIMDPSKVDAFLAKK
- the rpmB gene encoding 50S ribosomal protein L28; translation: MSRVCELTGKKAMVGNNVSHAMNRTKRKFDANLMVKRFFIPEEDKWITLKVSASALKNINKKGISAVLKEARANGFLTK
- a CDS encoding L-threonylcarbamoyladenylate synthase translates to MTIISNNMSKAVKILNNEDIVAIPTETIYGLAGNIYSDKAIRKIFEVKQRPLFNPLIVHLHSVEQLDEIVSEFPPKAKLLADAFWPGSLTLVLKKKSTIPDVITAGKETVAVRIPNHPVALALLKELSFPLAAPSANPFNRISPTKALHVESYFKNAIQMVLEGGECKNGLESTIIGFANNEPILYRLGAISIEEIENVVGKINVKNKKEKTPNAPGMLAKHYAPKTKTYLVNNIDKFITDYEDSTIGLLSFSEVITASNIKHIEILSKSGDLKEAASNLYSSLHLLDSLHLDMIVAQRFPDIGLGKSINDRLERATK
- the rpmG gene encoding 50S ribosomal protein L33, producing MAKKGNRVQVILECTEHKATGERGTSRYITTKNKKNTPDRMEIKKFNPILKKMTVHKEIK
- a CDS encoding competence/damage-inducible protein A, yielding MNAEIITIGDEILIGQIVDTNSQWIAIELNKIGVSVYQISSVQDNREHILDALKEAESRADIVILTGGLGPTKDDITKKTIAAYFNDDKIVEYPEVIAHIKGLFKKINHPFKDIQRYQAQLPSKATYLKNTFGTAPGMWFYENNTVFISLPGVPYEMKGLIINEVLPRIQEQFKLPFIIHRTINTFGQGESMIAERIEDFENNLPSCIKLAYLPSFGKVRLRLSAKGESKILLEEALEKEVDALYLLIPEIIAGTEDDSSLEKKVGELLKKSNKTIGTAESLTGGKIAATLVSVPGASSYFKGSFITYSAETKINLLGVAKETLKKHTVVSKEVALEMAKAAKEKLQTNYAIAVTGNAGPTTDNNDKSVGVVFIALVTDNKEIVEEFNFGQPREKVINRTVSKALEILLKEIL
- the ftsY gene encoding signal recognition particle-docking protein FtsY, encoding MSFLKKIFSKEKKETLDKGLEKTKTNFFDKLSKAVAGKSKVDDDVLDNLEEVLVASDVGVATTLKIIDRIEARVSEDKYVGTDELNKILREEIAGLLSETNVGNETEFTIPAIPVDKDGKKMPYVLMVVGVNGVGKTTTIGKLASQFKKQGLKVVLGAADTFRAAAIDQLQIWADRTDVPIVRQEMGSDPASVAFDTLKSAVTQGADVVIIDTAGRLHNKVNLMNELTKIKRVMQKVVDNSPHDVLLVLDGSTGQNAFEQAKQFTLATEVTSLAVTKLDGTAKGGVVIGISDQFKIPVKYIGVGEGIDDLQVFNKHEFVDSFFK
- a CDS encoding heme-binding protein produces the protein MAKYIKKTKMQVLLILLGVLLMTFLVIQLFALNSQRNIENYPYVVDKKYDTFEIRSYEATLFTSVKLSTKGYKNSSSKGFSILAGYIFGNNERNEKIAMTSPVTMALEDSMTMMFMVPKELKKEMLPKPNQSGIEFKEEPAKTVAAINFNGWANDKKIEKFKQQLKLALDAEGIPYYDRFYFLGYNAPYEFFNRKNEVIVELQSDTLDY